The following coding sequences lie in one Danio rerio strain Tuebingen ecotype United States chromosome 25, GRCz12tu, whole genome shotgun sequence genomic window:
- the LOC103909796 gene encoding uncharacterized protein isoform X1 produces MSSQISPADITAQKTEITESVPSSSSSSSAEELKISADEKRKKRKRDPEDEELNKNSRDEEEKPKLQPEEEEELNKNSRDEEEKPKLQPEEDEELNKNSRDEEEKPKLQPEEDEELNKNSRDEEEKPKLQPEEEEELNKNSRDEEEKPKLQPEEDEELNKNSRDEEEKPKLQPEEDEELNKNSRDEEEKPKLQPEEDEELNKNSRDEEEKPKLQPEEDEELNKNSRDEEEKGEQHPDEKEDLKEKLSITEIISYSKRWKGTIKRGKTYLTRA; encoded by the exons ATGAGTTCTCAAATCAGTCCAGCGGATATTACAGCacagaagacagaaattacaGAATCTgtgccatcatcatcatcatcatcatcagcggAGGAATTAAAGATCAGTGCAGatgaaaagagaaagaaaagaaaacgaGATCCAGAAGACGAAGAACTCAATAAAAACAGCCGAGATGAAGAGGAAAAACCAAAACTACAGCCCGAGGAAGAGGAAGAACTGAATAAAAACAGCAGAGATGAAGAGGAAAAACCAAAACTACAGCCCGAGGAAGATGAAGAACTGAATAAAAACAGCAGAGATGAAGAGGAAAAACCAAAACTACAGCCCGAGGAAGATGAAGAACTGAATAAAAACAGCAGAGATGAAGAGGAAAAACCAAAACTACAGCCCGAGGAAGAGGAAGAACTGAATAAAAACAGCAGAGATGAAGAGGAAAAACCAAAACTACAGCCCGAGGAAGATGAAGAACTCAATAAAAACAGCAGAGATGAAGAGGAAAAACCAAAACTACAGCCCGAGGAAGATGAAGAACTCAATAAAAACAGCAGAGATGAAGAGGAAAAACCAAAACTACAGCCAGAGGAAGATGAAGAACTGAATAAAAACAGCAGAGATGAAGAGGAAAAACCAAAACTACAGCCCGAGGAAGATGAAGAACTCAATAAAAACAGCAGAGATGAAGAGGAAAAGGGAGAACAGCATCCAGATGAAAAGGAAGATCTGAAAGAAAAGTTATCAATAACTGAAATTATTTCAT ACTCAAAAAGATGGAAAGGCACAATAAAGAGAGGTAAGACCTATTTGACAAGGGCGTAG
- the LOC103909796 gene encoding uncharacterized protein isoform X2: MSSQISPADITAQKTEITESVPSSSSSSSAEELKISADEKRKKRKRDPEDEELNKNSRDEEEKPKLQPEEEEELNKNSRDEEEKPKLQPEEDEELNKNSRDEEEKPKLQPEEDEELNKNSRDEEEKPKLQPEEEEELNKNSRDEEEKPKLQPEEDEELNKNSRDEEEKPKLQPEEDEELNKNSRDEEEKPKLQPEEDEELNKNSRDEEEKPKLQPEEDEELNKNSRDEEEKGEQHPDEKEDLKEKLSITEIISYSKRWKGTIKREL, translated from the exons ATGAGTTCTCAAATCAGTCCAGCGGATATTACAGCacagaagacagaaattacaGAATCTgtgccatcatcatcatcatcatcatcagcggAGGAATTAAAGATCAGTGCAGatgaaaagagaaagaaaagaaaacgaGATCCAGAAGACGAAGAACTCAATAAAAACAGCCGAGATGAAGAGGAAAAACCAAAACTACAGCCCGAGGAAGAGGAAGAACTGAATAAAAACAGCAGAGATGAAGAGGAAAAACCAAAACTACAGCCCGAGGAAGATGAAGAACTGAATAAAAACAGCAGAGATGAAGAGGAAAAACCAAAACTACAGCCCGAGGAAGATGAAGAACTGAATAAAAACAGCAGAGATGAAGAGGAAAAACCAAAACTACAGCCCGAGGAAGAGGAAGAACTGAATAAAAACAGCAGAGATGAAGAGGAAAAACCAAAACTACAGCCCGAGGAAGATGAAGAACTCAATAAAAACAGCAGAGATGAAGAGGAAAAACCAAAACTACAGCCCGAGGAAGATGAAGAACTCAATAAAAACAGCAGAGATGAAGAGGAAAAACCAAAACTACAGCCAGAGGAAGATGAAGAACTGAATAAAAACAGCAGAGATGAAGAGGAAAAACCAAAACTACAGCCCGAGGAAGATGAAGAACTCAATAAAAACAGCAGAGATGAAGAGGAAAAGGGAGAACAGCATCCAGATGAAAAGGAAGATCTGAAAGAAAAGTTATCAATAACTGAAATTATTTCAT ACTCAAAAAGATGGAAAGGCACAATAAAGAGAG agctgtaa